Within Bacteroidota bacterium, the genomic segment ATTTTCGACTTCGAGTTGGTTAGTTTTACAATGATGTTAGCTAATTCAAGAATGGTAATTTCATTATCGCTACCAACATTAATAACATCGTTTATAAACTTGTTTTGATAAAAAGCATTTGTGCATGCCTCAATATTATCTTCTATGTAGCAAAAGGTGCGGGTTTGCATTCCATCGCCATAAATAACGATGTCCTTACCTTTAAGGGCCGCTGCAATAAATTTACTCATAACAAAATCAACACTTTGTCGTGGTCCATACGTATTGAAAAATCGGAAAATAGTAAAGTCAAGATCAAACTCTTGTTTGTAGCTGCGCAGGTATGCCTCGCCAACATTTTTTACAATGGCATACGGAAGGCGTGAGTTTAGCGGTGTGGTAAGCTCATTCTGAGGAAACTCTACCGGCTCGCCATACACTTCGCTCGATGATGAAAAGTAAACACGACTTACTCCTGTATTTTTTGACAGGTTGAGCACATTGCGTATTCCCTGCAAATCGTTTAGTACCATCACGGGATTATCCAAGGTGCGCTTTACTCCTACCACTGCAGCATAATGAAAAACATAATCGAATTGATACGCATAAAATATACTTGCGAGGTCGTTAAAATCATTTGCATCTGCTTTAATAAATTTCAGGTTGGCATGCCTATGCAAATTCAGATTTTGAGCATGTCCGGTTAAAAAATTATCAACGGCAACTACGGTGTTATTTTTATTATCGGCTAGTTTTTCGGTAAGCCAGCTGCCAACAAAACCGGCAGCACCTGTAACTAATATTTTATTTTTCTCACTCATACTTATTGTAATTTGATTTTTTAATTCTCGCTTATTTCCATAAGGTATTGTCCATATCCGCTCTTCACTAATGGAAGAGCAATTTGCTTCAACTGGGTCAGGTCTATATATCCCATGCGGTAGGCAACTTCTTCTATACAACCAATTTTTAAACCTTGCCGTTCTTCAATTACTTGAACAAACTGCCCTGCCTGCATGAGCGATGCAAACGTGCCGGTGTCTAACCAGGCAGTACCCCGGTCCAATATACCTACTTTCAATTTGCCACGTTCGAGGTAAACTTTGTTTACATCGGTAATTTCATATTCTCCGCGTGCACTTGGCTGTAAGTTGGCAGCTATATCTACAACTTCATTATCGTAAAAATACAGGCCGGGTACGGCATAATTCGATTTGGGGTGCTGCGGCTTTTCTTCAATCGATATGGCTTTTTTATGATTGTCAAATTCAACTACACCATAACGTTCGGGGTCGCTAACGTGGTAGGCAAAAACTACTCCTCCTTGTGGATTTTTATTTTCTTGCAACAACCTGCCTAACCCGCCACCATAAAAAATATTGTCTCCCAAAATTAATGCCACTGCATCGCTACCAATAAAATCTTTGCCAATTACAAATGCCTGTGCAAGACCATTGGGCACCGCTTGTTCGGCATAGCTGAACTTGCAACCCAACTGCTGGCCGGTGCCAAATAATTTTTTAAAAAGCGGCAAGTCGTGTGGGGTGCTAATAATTAATATCTCATTTATGCCTGCCATCATCAGAACTGATAGCGGGTAGTAAATCATTGGCTTATCATACACCGGCATGAGTTGCTTGCTCATTGCTAACGTAAGCGGATGCAGACGCGTACCTGAACCTCCGGCTAATATTATTCCTTTCATTTGTTTATGTAAGGTAGCAAACATACAAAGTAAAAGCACAAAAAAAACCGGAAGCAAATTTTGCTTCCGGCTTCTGATACAAACCACACTAAACTTTATCCCTTTTTTCCAAAAACCTTTTTTAGCAAGTCGCTAACTTGTGCCATAGGGTCTTTGCGGATTTTGGTTTCTTCCTGTGCTATGAGTTTAAACAAGCCTTCGATGGCCTTACCTGTAACATAATTCTCCAGATTGGGATTTACCTTTTTTGCTAATGGAATTTTATTGTACTTGGTAGCAAGGGGGTTCCAGTATTTGGTAATTTGAACCTTGCTCAACGATGCTTTTACAATTGGAGTAAAAGCGGCAAGCAACTGTGCATTGGTTCCCTTTTGCAAAAATCGTGTGGCGGCATCATCGTTGCCGTTCAATATTTGCAGACCATCGTTAATAGTAATTTTCTTAATAGCATCTAAAAAAATAGGAGCAGCACTTTTACTGGCATCCTCAGCTGCACGGTTAAGTTGCATAACAAAAACATCTACTTGCTTCCCTGCACCTACCTTACGCAACATGGCTTCCATGTTTTTGGCTTCGGGTGGCATCAAGATTTTAATAAGCGTATTTTTAAAAAATCCATCTGTTTTGCTTGCCTTGGAGCTTCCGTTATTGGCTCCTACTGTTAAGGCTTCGCGTAAGCCTTTTATTACCTCATCGTTGCTGAGGTTGTTGCCATTAAATACGCCTGAGGCGGTATTAATAATGTCCTTTATAGTTTGTGCTTTTCCTTCATTTATAAAGAGGGATAAAACTAAAACAGCTAAAAATATTCTTTTCATATGCGATAACGTTTTTAATTAGTTAATTATGTGGGGAGCAATTATACTGCCATCGGTTATGTTAATTGTGAATGGACTATGAACCGGGAAGCACACAAAATTATACTTTTGCATTTATTATGGAAGAAGGAATTATCAATAAAGTACAAGAAAGCGGAATAATCACAATAAACCTGGATGACTATTATCAATCGGGAGAGCGTGTGCAATATGACCTTAGACAAAATCTGGTAGAAGATGTATTGTTGCGCGAAAAAGATTTTCGCGCTTTTATCAAAGAAAATGATTGGAGTAGCTATCAGGATAAATTAGTGGCCATCCATTGCAGTGTCGATGCGGTAATACCTCAGTGGGCATATATGCTGCTTGCCAGCGCCTTGCAGCCATATGCAAAGGTTGTGGTGGCAGGCAACATAGAACAACTTGAACATTTTCTTATACAACAATCGTTACAATCTATTAACCCCGAAGATTACAAGGACAAGCGTGTAGTAATTAAAGGTTGCGGAAAATATGATTTGCCCCTAAGTGCACTAACCGTATTAGTGACTCTGCTCCAGCCTGTTGCCAAGAGCATTATGTATGGTGAGCCTTGCAGCACAGTGCCGGTGTATAAGAGGCAGGTTTTATAATCATACCAGCGTAGTAATTCGGGTCTATTTATTTTTTCTAAGAAATGACTAGTGCAAACAGTAATTAAAGCCGGCATATTCACTTTAATCCCTTAGCTGTAGTGCGCATTTATTTTGTTTTTCATTTTGTAGTAAAAAAATGGAGAAGAAAATCATATAATTTAGAATGTATGCTTTTTCATTTGATTGTGTTTCGTTAAGCTAATCAGAGATGAATTGGATTCATTTATAAGTAAGACCAATTCATAATACGAGAGTATGGTGGTCACAGCAGATGCAAAATAGAAGTAAATTAAATTGGTTGAAAAATAAATAATAGCGTACTAATAAGTAATGGGCAGGTATTAGCAAACCCCAAGCAAGTTGGAGGGAGTGTTGTTGCTTATTCGGGTCTTAATTTTTTTATGAAATACCGGCTGCCAATTAATGATTCTTCTGACACATCTTTATTATTTTTATAATCACCAAATATGGAATTCGTATAATTTGAACCATACTTGAAGCCAATAAAATCATAGCTTTATTGTAATTTATGATTCGCCTTTGAGCTAATTGCAAGAGTTCCGCCTTTAAGATTTACGAAGCTCTTTACTTTGCCCGTCTCCTATACTACTATTGAATCAATGAATTCAAAAATCTGAAGTGCTTTTTAAGCATAATAATGATGGGACTTAGTTTGCATTGGTTAAATAATATTGAGATGATTAACAAAGTTGCTGTCTGCTTAAATACGATTTAACAAAAATTATTTATTAAAAAGTATGCCTCTTTAAAATAAAAATTATATTTGCATTAGACTAATAACTAAAAAACTTACATGTGCCTTCATTAAATACAATATCAATAAAAGCAGTTTTAGGTTTTTTCACGCAAACGATATCAATACTCAAGTATCATATTATTTATTTTAGTTTAACAATTTAACACCTCCGTATTATGAAAAAAAATCAATCGTTTTTAGTTTTCTTTATCGTGCAATTTGTTTGCTGTAGTTATTTTATTAACTCCGCTGCTGCTGCCCCCCCCCCCGCAAAATAATTGTAGTAGCAATCCTGCTTTAATTGGAATATGCGATGAAGATGGTGCCACAATTCAAGTATCGATAGCCCAAGATGTTACTAATTGGAAAATGGCTTTATCAATAACTGACAATCAAGTAACAGTCTTTCCTGATGGAAGCAACAATTTTCCGGAATGCACTGGTACAAATCTCCAAAATGCAAAAATGCCTTTCGATATAGAAATTATAAGTTCGGGAATTAATATGAACCAAAACGGAAATGAATATACTTTTTCTCGAAGCACCACGGGGCCGATTACATTTGAAATAAAAATAAAGCTAGATTGCTCTTTATCTAAATTTATAAAAGACCCAATGGCATTTCAATATACATACAGCAATGCGACATTTTACCTAAAACACGTCTGGCAACAAAAGGTGCAGGGCAATTATATTGCGCTATGTGATGGCAGTATAGCCATAGACCAAACACAAATTAATGAAAACAATGGTACGGCATACAATAATGCAATAGATATTGGATATAATGAAACCAAATTTTTATTATTTAAATACATGTATAAAGCGGCAATTAATGGAGCAGACATGGCATTAGCATTTGGTATGCAGGCTAATGGAACAGTTTGTAACAATTTGCCATTTAGCATTGATAGATTGCGATATTCGATAGATGCGGGACAGAATTGGGTGGCGTTAACAACGGGAAATTCCGTTACTTGGGTTGAAGCGCTTACGGGTGATAACGAGCTGTGGGTAGAAGTCGAAATAACAATGAATGAATGTGCTAATAATTGTGACAATAATGATATTGTTGCCACATTGTCTTATGGTTGTGATCAAGCAACATATAGCAGCCAAAATTTTTGTACAGAATGCGATGAGTTAATTACGACTTTTGTAAATTTTGAAAATAAAGAACCTGCCATTGAATATGAGCGCATAAGTCCTGTGGATTTAAATACTACTTTAACCAATAATGACAAAATATTGTATGAACACCCATATGATGTAAGTTGCGAGGGTAATGGCGTTGCATGGCAATATAAAGTTGTAAACACCGGAAGTGTTACAGCAAAATATATTAAGGTTACAGTACAAGAGCCTATACAAAATGCTGGTTTAATATTAATGGATGGTGGCGTTGAAGCTGATTTTATAGATGCTAATGCAACGAATGCAAGTATCGATAACTTCACTACTATTGGATATACAGGCACTTTGCCGGCATGTAGCCTTCAATTACAGCAATATAATCCAATATCAGGCTTTAGTTTTGAAATATTGGAATTGAAACCTAATGATTATGTTTTGGTGAATTTTAAAACCAGAAAATGCTGCGCAAAAGACAATGTAGATTTTGAAAATCTTTTTAATAATCCTAAAAATTATAACCAGTTTTATTTAACCTTCATTACGCTAGGAATTTGTAGTGATAAGTTTGTGCCTAAAGCGACAAACAATGATAATATCTTATCTAGTGGTGCTGGAATAAGTACTTATCGAACTCAAGATTCTAAGCCAGAGGATATCAATATGAAAACCACTTTTTTTCCAAGCATGAGTAATACCATTGTTTTTCCTGCGAATGAATACACACAGCCCAATTGTAGTTTAAAATCAGCAAGCGTGATACCCAATGTAATAAATGTAAACGACTTTGTTGGCAATATAGGAACACTGAACGAATACGATTTACAGGCATTGGGTTATGAGGGTCTATTGCAAGGCCCATCCCCCTTTAAGCCCGATTATAAATCCAGCATAAAGTTGAAATATGCGTATTTAAAAGTAAAGATTACGTGTGAATCAGGATTGCAAATGGACGTAAGCAACAGCAATATAAGTTTTGCCACAAAATATGATTTCATCCCCTACTTTATAAGTGGCGCAATAAAGTGGGTGCCAAATTACAGTGTAGCAATTGAACCTTCTTTTAATTGCTCACTGAGTCACTCCTATTTATTTTTTTTCAGAATGGATGACTTGCTTCAAAACTCGGCTTGGGGAACCATTACCCCAAACCCTATTACATTTATTGAAAACAGTGCTTTCAGGTTTAATATGTTTCCTTGTTGCACGCTGGATGGAGGTAACGTAGGAGGTACAGATGCAGGAAAGTATAAAGTAGAATTCTCCATGCTTGGCAATTGTGGTAATAACCCTCCAGACATAAATGCAATAAATTATAATAGCCCTTTATTTTGTTGGCTTCCATTGAAACGTGAAGAAGATCGAGTGCAAATTAATTGCCCAGGATGTTTTGCTCCGGGTCTCATAACAGAAAACTACTATATGCGAAGAACCAATTTAGGCTACAAAGATGCAAACGACAATCAACTTGCCGATTTAAGCTCTACCAAAATTACTTATGCACCTACTATTGCAGCCGGCCAAGCTAACTATACTAACTTTGACTTGCTAACCCACAGTGCTGTAACACATGGTGATGAGGTAGAAGACCATTTTGTATCGTACTTTAAGGATGGGGATAATGGTGCAGGCAACTATAATTATGCAACCATGACGAGCAATCAGGCATCTCTAAAATGCTTACAAATATTGCGCAAAATACCTAGTGCCGGTTCAGCAGATATGAACTTGCAAGTGACAGGTTTCGACTTTTATATTGATGATGTTAACAGTGTTAGTACCAACTGCGTTGATTGCGATAAATTTGAAAGTTATACAGGCTATGAAACGAAATTTGTAATGCAGGTAAATGATATGGCTGCCGCATTCAACATTAATATTAATTTAATGGAGCAAGACGGAAATGGCAACTATTTATTTACCATAAATGATTTTGATATTGCTAACGGAAAATCAAATGCGAATCATTTCTTTTCTCAATCAGCAAATAACACTACCACTTATCATTCGACCTTCCCAAGTAGTAATTATAAATATGCAGTGGACGAAAGATACCGTTTAGTAATAAGGTATCGAGCTTGTGGCAATATCGTATCCTTAGAAAATTATATTAATGCCATTACAAAAGCAGAAATTGAAAACGATGCTTATCTAATAGGAACAAAATTGTCCTTAATAGACGCATTAGGTTTTGGTTATCCAAAAATGCCTAACAATATTGAACTAGCGTGCATGGAGCCACAGCATTGGACATTTAACGGGATTGACCCGTGTACAAATGCAAATTCCGTAACACCAGTTGACCAAAGTTTTGCTAATGCTTACAAATTCAAATGTGAAGTGTACGGGTGTAAAATATATTTTATTTCAACAGGTGTTTCGGCACATACTAAATATTGGACATCAGGTTGCGATGCAAATTTAGAGACCAAAACTGTTAGCACATTAGGAGACCCAACCAATGATTGTTTTGCATTTGAAGTAAAGCCCCCACCTTTTATTGAAACCAATTGGCATTATAACTTACCATCATTGCTTGATTATACACATACCATATCAACATTTCGCGCGTGGGACAAAGCAGGCAACCTTTCAAATTCGTATACATCTACCATTTCTCCGGGTAATAATTTTATTGATATTAAATTGACAGATAATAATGGAGCCAACCAATTTTTTGATGATTATGTTATTGCGGATGAAAACTTTTCATTTTTAAACCCACGCATTCATGATCAAAGAAGTACCATGTTTGTAAAGTCCGTGTTTGCACAAAAAACTTGTACACCCCAACTTGCAACATATATTTATACTGATTTGGATGCTAATGTTCATTTTATTGAAAGTAATGCTGCAAATACTATGTGTGCACTTAGCTTTGATAAAAATATTATTCCTACAGATCCACCTGTGCCAAACAAATGGAAAGCTGTCAATCCAAATGTAGCATTAAAAATACTACCACCAACAGATGATATCGACACCAAAAAAGTAACATGGACATTTACAATTACAAATGATAACACATCAGGTAATCATTCAAACGCTCCATTTGTTTTTTTAACAATGCCACCAGCTATGACTTCGCATTTTATAAATATTGCTCTCACTCAACTTAATTACAATAGTGTTGCTGTACCTCCACCATTAATTAATAACAGTGAATTTCAATTGGGATTGTTAGAAACTGATGGCGTATATACAGGCACAATAGAAGCGGACTACGCTCCTTGTTTTACGGCAAACCATTTGCAGCTTGATTTTAGCGCGCGTTGGGCATGTTTATCAAATGGTCCTGCATGTACTCCACCTTCCACAAGTAGCAGTATCTTAACTAATTCACCAACTCAAATTCTTGTAACACTTAATAACCCCAACAGCACCTTTACTTTGTGTAGCGCAAACAATACTTTGGCGGCTGATTTCACAAATTATTCGGGAAAACAATGCTGTGTTTCCGCAAGATATAGTACTTAATACCAACAACGGCATTTTTAATATCACAGGGTGTGAAATTACCGATTGCAATGGTGGCTCCCCACAGTCGGTAATGCCCGTAAATAATATTATTTTAGCCACTGATGTAAATGCCGCCTTAACTAATTTGGGATTAATTGACCAAACCGGATTATACTTAATAAATGGCGCATGCTTTAGTGTAAACTTAGTATACGAAATTAATTGCACCAGTATATCGCCCCTTGCACCACCAAATATTACTTTTAATTACCTTAATTACTGTGGCGACCTTAAAAGTGCTAAGGCTAACTTTTTGCCTATTCCACGTGATTTTGATAATCCAAGTATTTGCACCGATTGCTACACTATTGTAAAATCTGCAAACCCCGGTAGTGCAGTTATCAATCAAGAAACTGTAACGTATACAATAACTGTTACAAGCTTTAATGGTGCATCTACAACTGTTTCATTAAATGACGATATACTTTCTTTAGGCTCATATAGCGGCTACATGGGGCCAGTTTTTCCTATCAACAATTTAAACTTTTCAGGCTGGCAGGCAGTTTCTACCACTACTTATTCTCTTACTTGGATAAGCCCAACACCAATTGTCAATATTAAGAATACTGCCACATTAAGTACAGGTTTAACTGCACTCCAAAGCGATACCGCAAATGTACTATTACTTACTGATTGCGATGCCACTGGAATTGGTGTTATAGGCACCAATGCACAATCAATATCATACATGAGCAATGCTGCAGTAGCTGCAGCATCGAGTAATAATACTGTACTCATAAGAGGAACTTTATATTTAGATAATCCTGTAAACAATTTTTCATTCGCCAACAAAACTTTTATTATGGGTGCCGGTGCCGAAATAATATTGCCGGAATATAAAATCTTAACCATGAAAAATTGTACTTTGAGTGCTTGCAATAAAATGTGGAAAGGTATTACACAAACATACAATGCCAACAATACAGGCTGCATGCTTAGCATGGCTAACTGCATAGTTGAAGATACGCAATATGGCATCACATTAAATGACTATTGCTTTGGCATGTTTCAACAATGCACTTTCAACAATAATTTTGTAAGCATTTATATTCCAGTGCCAGTATCAGCACAAGTAGATGCAATGAACCAAAACCTATTGATAGTAGATAATTGCATTTTTAAATCCACAGCACCATTAGCTACAAACTATGCTAGTCAAACACCAACAGCACTTGTAAAACCGCTTGCAGGCATACTTATCAACTCGGCCGATTTTCAAAATTGCACTTTTAATGGTTTCGATGGTTTGAGCAATGGAATAATTTCCTACCGCAGTAATTTAACTCCGCGCGATTGCTGGTTTCACAACATTGCACCTTATAGCAATCAGTACAGCGATTTTACAAAGGATTTTTAATGCAGACTATAACGGCAGTGGTATCTATTGCCAAAGCGGACGTACTTTTTCTACATTGCATCAAACCGGACTTGGCAAACAAGGTAATTACAGTTTTAATAACTGTATCTATGCAATATTTGCCGATAGAATGAATATAGAATCTTCGCAAAATAATATGACAAATGTTGCAAAAGGATACCGAATTACAGCTGGGCAAGGCTGCAATATGCAGGTGTACGACAACACTATTGATGCGCAGCACGATGGCATGCAACTATTGCAAAATGATGGCGCATCAAGGCTTGCTGTGCATAACAACACCATCACGTTTGGCGATAATTTATTGGGCACAATATGCAGGAGTGCGTGTTTATGAAGCCAATGGCAAAGGAGCAAATACTTTATCATACATTACAAATAATAATATCACACACAGATTAGGTGCAAACTCTGCATACAATGGTATAGACATGATGTCTGCAAACAGATGGAGTATTGCAAAT encodes:
- a CDS encoding NAD-dependent epimerase/dehydratase family protein is translated as MSEKNKILVTGAAGFVGSWLTEKLADNKNNTVVAVDNFLTGHAQNLNLHRHANLKFIKADANDFNDLASIFYAYQFDYVFHYAAVVGVKRTLDNPVMVLNDLQGIRNVLNLSKNTGVSRVYFSSSSEVYGEPVEFPQNELTTPLNSRLPYAIVKNVGEAYLRSYKQEFDLDFTIFRFFNTYGPRQSVDFVMSKFIAAALKGKDIVIYGDGMQTRTFCYIEDNIEACTNAFYQNKFINDVINVGSDNEITILELANIIVKLTNSKSKIVHTHALKEGDMTRRKPDNSKMKELMRRPMTSLEQGIQLLIKSGMFK
- the rfbA gene encoding glucose-1-phosphate thymidylyltransferase RfbA; translated protein: MKGIILAGGSGTRLHPLTLAMSKQLMPVYDKPMIYYPLSVLMMAGINEILIISTPHDLPLFKKLFGTGQQLGCKFSYAEQAVPNGLAQAFVIGKDFIGSDAVALILGDNIFYGGGLGRLLQENKNPQGGVVFAYHVSDPERYGVVEFDNHKKAISIEEKPQHPKSNYAVPGLYFYDNEVVDIAANLQPSARGEYEITDVNKVYLERGKLKVGILDRGTAWLDTGTFASLMQAGQFVQVIEERQGLKIGCIEEVAYRMGYIDLTQLKQIALPLVKSGYGQYLMEISEN
- a CDS encoding DUF4197 domain-containing protein, which gives rise to MKRIFLAVLVLSLFINEGKAQTIKDIINTASGVFNGNNLSNDEVIKGLREALTVGANNGSSKASKTDGFFKNTLIKILMPPEAKNMEAMLRKVGAGKQVDVFVMQLNRAAEDASKSAAPIFLDAIKKITINDGLQILNGNDDAATRFLQKGTNAQLLAAFTPIVKASLSKVQITKYWNPLATKYNKIPLAKKVNPNLENYVTGKAIEGLFKLIAQEETKIRKDPMAQVSDLLKKVFGKKG
- a CDS encoding DUF2480 family protein, with the protein product MEEGIINKVQESGIITINLDDYYQSGERVQYDLRQNLVEDVLLREKDFRAFIKENDWSSYQDKLVAIHCSVDAVIPQWAYMLLASALQPYAKVVVAGNIEQLEHFLIQQSLQSINPEDYKDKRVVIKGCGKYDLPLSALTVLVTLLQPVAKSIMYGEPCSTVPVYKRQVL